The following nucleotide sequence is from Terriglobia bacterium.
GACCTCGAGGCCTATCTGAGCCTCGCACCCCGCGCTCCCGATGCCGAATCGGTCCGCGGCCGCCTCGCCTGGCTCGCCCGTAAGACCACTGAAATCAGCTAGCGCCGCCGGGTTTGATCCACCTCGAGCGATGAGACATAATGGAGCGGGTCGGTCCTCTATTCGGGACCTGGTGAGGTAACGCATGGCCATCGAGACGGCAGCCAACGGGACCAAGCCCGGCGTCGAAACGCTGGAGCGCGTCGTGATCCGGTTCGCCGGCGACTCCGGCGACGGCATGCAGCTCACCGGGACGCAGTTCACCGCGACCGCCGCCATCGTCGGCAACGATCTGGCCACGTTCCCCGACTACCCCGCCGAGATCCGCGCCCCGGCCGGGACGCTCCCCGGTGTTTCCGGGTACCAGGTCAACTTCGCCTCGGAGGACATCTTCACCCCCGGCGACGCGCCGGACGTCCTGGTGGCCATGAACCCCGCCGCGCTCAAGGTCAATCTCAAGGACCTCAAGGCGGGCGGCATCCTCGTCGTGAACTCGGACGCGTTCAAGGAATCCGACCTCGCGAAGGCAGGCTACCCGGGGAGCCCGCTCGAGGACGGCTCCCTCGACGGGTACCGGCTCTTCCGGGTCGAGATGAACCGCCTCACCCGGTCGGCGCTTAAGGAGACCGGGCTGCCGCAACGGACGGTGGACCGCTCGAAGAACTTCTTCGCCCTGGGGATGATGTACTACCTGTACAACCGTCCCCTCGAGGTCTCCCTTCGGTGGATCGAGGACAAGTTCGCCTCGCACCCCGAGATCGCCGCCGCCAACCGGCTGGCGCTCAAGGCCGGGTACGCGTACTGCGAGGCGAGCGAGATCTTCCAGGACACCTACGAGGTACCGGCCGCCCGCCTGGCGCCGGGGACGTACCGGAACGTCAGCGGGAACCAGGCGCTCGCGATGGGCTTCGTCGCCGCGTCGAGGAAGAGCGGGCTCCCGCTCTTCCAGGGGTCGTACCCGATCACGCCGGCGTCCGACATCCTGCACGAGCTGGCCGCGTACAAGAACTTCGGCGTGGTCACGTTTCAGGCGGAGGACGAGATCGCGGCGATCGGCGCCGCGCTGGGCGCCGCGTTCGCGGGGTCGCTGGCGATCACCACGACCAGCGGGCCGGGCATGGCGCTCAAGAGCGAATTCCTGGGGCTCGCGGTGATGGTGGAGCTGCCGATCGTGGTCGTGGACATCCAGCGCGGCGGCCCCTCGACCGGCCTCCCGACCAAGACGGAGCAGGCGGACCTCCTCCAGGCCCTCTTCGGGCGGCCCGGCGAGGCCCCTTGTCTCGTCCTCGCTCCACGCTCCCCCTCCGACTGCTTCGAGTGCGCCTACGAGGCCAGCCGCCTCGCGATCCGGCACATGACCCCGGTGTTGATCCTGTCCGACGGGTTCATCGCGAACGGGGCCGAGCCGTGGAGGATACCGGCGGTCGAGGATCTGCTGCCGATCCCGGTGAGCTTCAGGACCGATCCCGAGGGCTTCCTCCCCTACGCCCGCGACGCCGAGACCCTGGCCCGCCCCTGGGCGATCCCTGGCACGCCCAAACTCGAGCACCGGATCGGCGGGCTCGAGAAGTCGGACGGCGCCGGGAACGTCTCGTACGAGCCGCTGAACCACGAGCGGATGGTCCACCTGAGGGCCGAGAAGATCGCGCGGGCCGCGCTCGACATCCCGCCGGCGGTCCCCTCGGGCGATCCGGAGGGCGGGTTGCTCGTGGTCGGCTGGGGCTCCACGTACGGCTCGATTACGGGCGCGGTCCGCCGCGCCCGCGCGGAAGGGCGGCGCGTCAGCCAACTGCACCTCCGCTACCTGAATCCGCTACCCGCAAACCTCGGCGAGGTGCTTTCGCGGTACGACCGGATCCTGGTCCCCGAGATGAACCTGGGGCAGCTCGCGTTCCTGCTCCGCGGGACGTACCTCAAGGACGTCGCCTCCCAGTCGAAAGTCCAGGGTCAGCCCTTCCGCGAGGGGGAGATCTACGACCGCATCCGCGAGATGGCGTAGGAGGCCTGCATGGGCGCGCCGACGGGACTGACCAAGAAGGACTTCTCCTCCGATCAGGAGGTCCGGTGGTGCCCGGGGTGCGGGGACTACGCGGTCCTCGCCTCGGTCCAGCAGGTCTTCCCCGAGCTGGGGATCCC
It contains:
- a CDS encoding 2-oxoacid:acceptor oxidoreductase subunit alpha — its product is MAIETAANGTKPGVETLERVVIRFAGDSGDGMQLTGTQFTATAAIVGNDLATFPDYPAEIRAPAGTLPGVSGYQVNFASEDIFTPGDAPDVLVAMNPAALKVNLKDLKAGGILVVNSDAFKESDLAKAGYPGSPLEDGSLDGYRLFRVEMNRLTRSALKETGLPQRTVDRSKNFFALGMMYYLYNRPLEVSLRWIEDKFASHPEIAAANRLALKAGYAYCEASEIFQDTYEVPAARLAPGTYRNVSGNQALAMGFVAASRKSGLPLFQGSYPITPASDILHELAAYKNFGVVTFQAEDEIAAIGAALGAAFAGSLAITTTSGPGMALKSEFLGLAVMVELPIVVVDIQRGGPSTGLPTKTEQADLLQALFGRPGEAPCLVLAPRSPSDCFECAYEASRLAIRHMTPVLILSDGFIANGAEPWRIPAVEDLLPIPVSFRTDPEGFLPYARDAETLARPWAIPGTPKLEHRIGGLEKSDGAGNVSYEPLNHERMVHLRAEKIARAALDIPPAVPSGDPEGGLLVVGWGSTYGSITGAVRRARAEGRRVSQLHLRYLNPLPANLGEVLSRYDRILVPEMNLGQLAFLLRGTYLKDVASQSKVQGQPFREGEIYDRIREMA